TTGTGTGATATATCTTTTTTTGGGGGAATAATAATAGATTAGAAACTGCAGTTACGGAAACTGCTGTGCTAATTTCCGTAACGATCTGTAGTGTAGCCGAAGTGGCCACACTTCGGGTCCGGTAGGCCGAAAACTGTGGCGAGTTCTGCTACCTGAATAAGATTGCTACAGAGATTAGCGCAGCGGTCTTTATAGTAGGAATTCCTCACGCTGGAGGAGATAAACGAGATCAAGATAAAGATTTATTTAAATGGCCATTAATACCGACATCCGGCGGCGAAAATCCATTCGGTTGCAGGAATATGATTATTCCAGCGCAGGCGCCTATTTCGTGACGATTTGCACCCATGACAGAGAATGTTTGTTCGGCACGGTGGCGGATGAAAAAATTGTCCTAAACGATACAGGAAGGATTGTTGAATCCGAATGGTTGAAGACGGCGGAAATTCGGGCCAATGTCTCCACGGACGCATACATCATCATGCCCAATCATGTTCACGGAATTTTGTTTATAGAGGAAATGGCTAACGTAGGGGCGACCGGACCGGTCGCCCCTACCAAATCAGGGACATTACAGCCAAATACATTAGGTTCAATAATTGGACAATTCAAATCAGTT
The candidate division KSB1 bacterium genome window above contains:
- a CDS encoding transposase is translated as MAINTDIRRRKSIRLQEYDYSSAGAYFVTICTHDRECLFGTVADEKIVLNDTGRIVESEWLKTAEIRANVSTDAYIIMPNHVHGILFIEEMANVGATGPVAPTKSGTLQPNTLGSIIGQFKSVVTKKIRQSGRINFKWQRGFYDRIIRNDELNRIREYIIYNPLKWHEDKDNPANWK